The nucleotide window TTAGTACGCCGCGACACCACAACGGTTCAAAAGCGAAAGGTTAAACTTAACATGACCTTCATGCCGATGGTGAGCGTATGCAGGCTTCTGACCCCGAGTGAATTCACCCCCAGCGACAAAAGCCCCGAGCAGAAATGATCGAAGCCTACACGAGCTGATCCTTAAAAATTTATTCGGGTTAATGGAAGATGTAGTCAGAGGTGATAtaggaaacagaaacataagAACTTAGAAACATAAAACCCTTGCATAGATCACAGACCATGCCTTTTGTCATCATCTGACAAACTGAACACATTCCAGCATAATCCTTGGTAAACACAACATGACAATGACAGCTGGATTAAATAACACAGTCAAGAGTTTGGTTTGCTTTGTGGATGGAAAAGAGGAGCAGAATGCTTCGACAGTCCTTCGGCGCTGCGCTCCTTGAGAGCAGGTAAATGTGCGATCGATGGACAGAAGACACAGATTCGTAGCCATCGTACTTTCTTAAAACAAACGGGAACTCCTGGAGCAAGGTACACAACACCCCCAACAAATCGATCCAGttcagtgtaaataaataaataaataaataaataaataaataaataaataaataaataaataaataaataaataaataaataaataaataaataaataaataaaaagcagtccAGCatcaacactttttaaaacccAGAATGCCCTGAAATCTGAACAGAGGATTGTGTGTTTCACATGTCTCCCCCCTCcccaacacaacacaacacactCACAATACAGTCTGACTGAGATAACAGTGGACAATGTGTCACATTGAAGAGCTGTTAAGAGTCTAAGAAACTAGCCCTTGTTGTCCTTGCTCACATTCAGCACCGACCTGCACATCAATCCCACATCGGACGCCAAGCTCCGCCCGTCCTGGCGCTAAGGTGCTTTTTCAGAAATCGCAACAGCTTTCACGATTGAGTTTGGCTGCAGATGGGAAGCAAGggtttctttttccaaaaaaacGATGCAACTGTGTCGTAGTTAATCCGCAGCTTGAAAGGTAAAGCTCATGCAGTCTTCCATCGCccatgcagtttgtttttgctttgttttttttttgtttttttgtttttttaaatgtttttgcatttagtaGGTTTTTGTAGAGATACATTACAGCAGGAGTAGAGTTTggtaaaaaataacatgaacagCAGGaatgattacatttatttcctGTGTGTTTCTTCGTTTTGAAActagagtaataaaaaaaaataaaaaaaaaaaaatcagttgttTTCATAACTGTCTGCATCATCGGATGTACAGGAAGTGATCATCGtacagtgatttttatttaacatggcTTGCTGGAGGaacacattcttttttttttctccaatataTAAGGCTTGTTTGTCCTAAATCAGTCATTGTTACAGTGCCACCatacacaaaacaataaacaataaacccGGGAAATGACGTATTTTACTTCTTTTCCCTAATGATTTCAGTACATGTTGGTTACTTTTCTCTAAATTGTTGGCATcaaaaaagctttgttttttttttctttctcttttgtttctttgctcaaTTTGGCTATATTTAGTTCTGATTACATCTCTTTACAGAAGCATAatatcaaacacacacatgttcaGGCACCTTCTCTTATTCCCACACCATAAACAACCTCGACAACTTTTCTCTGAGTGCATTATTGGCTCTTCCTTGCAGGTTTGACTGAGCCATttagcagcttttatttatttctctttttttctttatttttattttaattttttttttttttgcttcaatgaAGCCCTGTGTTTCTCTAAATAAAGTAATAGTTACTACATCTGAGGACAAGCGTCCCGGTCGGTACCAAGTTGTGGTAACAGATTGGTACAGTCTTTAACATGAACAGGTTATATGTTGTCCTATTGCTCGTTAGGATGCGCTTTTCATTGGGTAACTGAATGCATAGCACCATCTGTGTATGTCCTCTCTGCTAGAAAGATCATCAGTATTTTCTTCATCGCtgcgctttttttttctccccccatGAAAAATGTGATGACAGCAAACAGTTTCTTTGCAGCTGCATTTGAGGCTGATATAATTTCCTTGTATATTCTATGTTATTCGGTATATACGTCATCCTAATctacaaagaaaagacaaattgaGTCACgtcctctgtgtgttttgttctgttttaaactCGTAATGAGTAGGACTTTTCGCTCTGCCTGAGGAGGATGCTCTTCAAAAGTACAATACAAAGATCAGTTTCAAACAAAACGACAGTTTCCAACACCGAGCAACCTTCCTgcttccaaaaagaaaaaaaaaaggcatttaaagTGTAATTCATCGCGTTTCTGTTGTGTTGTGGGAACAACGCAACAGTGGTAGTCTTGTACTAGCACCACAAAGGATGGCCACTGCACCAGCAGAAACAGCTAAGACATTCGAGTAGCACTGCagtgcagctttttttcttttctttcttttttctttttgtcccaaGGATCTTTGTTGGGAGACTGTTAAATAAGAAGAAGGAGCGTTACAGTACAGTGCAGTACAGTACAGTACAGTACCGATTCTCACTACTCCATGGATGAGCTCCTATCCAGTATGGAGAGCAGACTGGTGTACAGTAGCTGGAGAGTGTCAAGCACATTTTGTACCAAATCTGCTTGCTGTTCTCCTGTCAGCCAAGCACTGTGACAGAACAAACCAAAAccagtatttacatttttttttctttttcagcaatGGAAGGAAGCGGTTGTGCAAAAGAGATggattgcattttttttttttttttgctgtgcattACAATGCCCCACGACCGCTGCTGCAATATGACAGCTCTCGGCTTTTCCTTTACACAAAACACGCTCAGCTGTTTCCCCTGTGACGACACTTCACTCGACATGGCACTGTTTCAAAGATAACTTACACTTACAACAGtcagtggagagagagagagagagagagtcgcACCGTCTCTACGAACTCCGTACAAACAAACGGGCTGATTGTGCGCAGCtttaagtgggaaaaaaaaaaaaaaaggagcaggGTTGCAACACCCTACTTTCACCATACATGTAAGTGCTTGTGTAAAAGGCTTTGCTTTGGGACTCTCACATTCAATATTGCATGACTGCAGTTTACACTTAAGGTTCTATTTTGTTAtctaactatatatatatatatatatatatatatatatatatatatatatatatatatatatatatatatatatatatatatatatatatatatatatatatatatatatatataagtgtgtatgtgcatgtgtAGGTATAGGTATTGGAAGCCCTGCATTGAAGCCTTCAGCTCCGCAAGTTTGCAATGACCTCACTGAGGTAGAAACCCTGAAAGGATGCACGGTGCACAAAGAAGTAAAACCGGAGTGGATGAAgactctttcttttcttttttcttttttttttgtgaatgaatatggtaaacatgcagaaaacaatCCATTGCTGCTTAATGGCATCATTAAACGCATGCCAGCACGAACATTTGGTTGTGCACGTACCACAGTCACCCGCTGTGTGAGCCTTTACTCCGTCTAGCATTCACCAACATCACACCCGGCAATGTTTGACACTGACATACACCGGATCTACCCAAACACCGTTTGCACACTGAGGCACTTTCACTGATCCTGTTGGTGGAAGGGATAAAAGGCACTGGAAACTAATCTCAGAATACGTCTATGAAACATGACTCTTTTCTGTGGactaattttatttagttttttttctattaaacttTGTAGTtgacgaaagaaaaaaaagaaatgactgaaaatatatatgaacTGTTTTTGTTCTCCAAGAAGGTCCATGCACTCCTCTATTGACTAATACTGTAACTGGTGCTTATAATGATTATACGCATTTTCCAATATTACTTAGTAACTTTCTTTGTCTACTTTTAAATTAGAAACTCCGCAGCCTAACAGttggatttctgtaaatctgATCACAATTCAGAAAGACCCAGATTTTTcgatttcttcagtttccccGACGATGGGGGAACTGCGAAATGGATGAACCGCAACAAGCCGTATACATCATGCTGTATACATCGCACATTAAATATACCAGGATACAGAAGTACCTTAGTGGTTAGGCCATAATGCAAGTTACTTTTTTGTCATGCTATGATCTCATTTATGTACTGTTCCCTTAAGAGTTAACATTCAGTTTCTATACTTCTAAATGATTAgcagttcaaaagaaaaagaactcaTCCAGTGCACTCTGTATGGCAACAAAGGGAGAAGTGGAAAATGGAGGCAGACATCCAAAAGAACATCCTTTCCCCTACTTTGTGACATATGCCTCATGCATGCCGGTATCAAATGGAAAGTCTCTAAAATCATGCTCGCATGAAGCTCACTTTTACAAGTTGTGCTGTGATGCATCTAAAGGGCATGGCATCGGATCACTTGGTGATAACACAATTACGGCAGCTGCTGCGTGAGCAGCAGCATTGCAGATGTCCGTGAAGCAAGCAGTTCACCATCTGTTTACATCCAAAAACAAGAGAGAAGAGCAGTCTTCCTACTATAAGGTGCTTTGCTGGGTAGCAGATCCTTTGCAGGGGGAGAGGGAAAGGAGTTGTGGGAGCAGGGAGGCGAAGGGCTTGGGGTGGGGGGGTCATCTACCTTCTTGGCGGAAACCACCTGGCTTAGAGGCTTGAATGTCTGCAGTCATTTCTGGTGCATTGTGCAGCTTGCTGATCAGTTATCTGTAGTGCATGCATAAGATTTTTAGTTATCACACCATCATCTGACAAGACAAGGTGTGCTCTGTGTCCTCTAAGGAGCTGTGTATATGTGTAGTAATCAATGTTTTCTTAACATTATAGTTATTGgatcaataaaattaattattctaTCTACATTGGTATATACTGTAACAACTctgtatctttttcttttctttatttttgttttcggCTGAGGATAGTTGTAGGCCTAATGCCAGTAGAGCGCTCTGGGAGCTAAATGAAGCATTCCTATCAGATGGTCTACTCCCCCGTGTGACACGAAGACCAAGAGTTCCTAGCTGATGCCTAAACATCTGTGAGCAGCTTGCTTTTGTTCACACAGTTCTGAGTGGCGATAGTGCAATTTCCAGTTCTAAGGTTCGCCTCCCTAAAGTTGTCGATGCTATTGTTGATGTCTCCGTCAATCTCCATGTACTCTGACTTGCTGACGGTGGAGGAGCTACGGCGGCTGGAGTTGGTTTCGGACGGGATGTTGGGGTTGCTGACATTGAGAAGCTGGGCCTGCTCCTCTCCCTCCGTCTCTCTGTGGTAGAAGTAGTTGAAGTTGGATACAATGACAGGCACTGGGAGGGCAATTGTTAAGACTCCAGCGATTGCGCACAGAGATCCAACAATCTTGCCCCCGATAGTGACTGGTACCATGTCCCCGTAGCCCACAGTTGTCATGGACACGACGGCCCACCAGAAGGCGTCCGGGATGCTGCCGAAGTGAGAACCCGGCTCCTCGGCTTCGGCGAAGTAGACAGCGCTGGAGAATAGAATGACTCCAATGAACAGGAAGAAGATCAGCAATCCCAGCTCTCGCATGCTGGCCTTGAGGGTCTGCCCCAGGATCTGAAGTCCCTTGGAATGTCTCGACAGCTTGAAGATCCGAAACACCCTGACCAGACGGATCACCCTGAGAATGGCCAGAGAAGTCGCTTGCTCCCCCACCCCTTCGTTTTCTGGGTCTTCTGCCAACTCGGTGCCGAGTGTAATGAAATATGGGATAATGGCCACAATGTCAATCGTGTTCATCATGTTCTTGAAGAAGGCCGGTTTGCTGGGGCATGCCATGAAGCGTACTATCAACTCAAACGAGAACCAGATTATACAGAGAGTCTCAATGATAAAGAAGGGGTCAGTAAGAATATTTGGTTTGTAGCGTATTGTAATGTTCCCGAATATCTCGATTCGACCCATCGGGTCTTCTTTTAGCTGTGGTAGAGTCTCCAAACAAAATATGACAATGGAAATGAGGATCACCATCACAGACACAATGGCGATCCCTCTTGCGGTGCCTGAGCTTTCTGGATGCTCAAAAAGTAGCCAGATCTGACGTTGGAACTCCTTCTCAGGGAGCGGACGCTCTTCCTCTCGGATAAAACCCTCATCCTCACGAAACCTCTCCATCGCGTCCACTCCCAGCTcataaaatttgatttcttCTGAGAACATATCCAAGGGCACGTTTACCGGCCGTCTTAGCCGGCCCCCTGACTGGTAGTAGTACAAAATTGCATCGAAGCTGGGCCGGTTCCTGTCAAAGAAGTACTCATTTCTCAGGGGATCAAAGTACCGCATCCGCTTTTTGGGGTTACCGAGCAAAGTCTCTGGAAACTGCGACAGAGTTTTCAACTGTGTCTCGAACCGGAGGCCGGCTATGTTGATGACCACTCTCTCGCAACACTCGTGGTCATTGTGATCCGGGGGGTAGGTGTCCTGAGGGTGTCCCGGGACGGCTGAGGTCTCGTCCATGTTGTCCCCCGCTACAACGGTCATTTTCGGGGGgaaagaggtggaggaggacgCAGCGGAGCAAGAGACGGAGCAGGAATCACGGAATCACGGAGGGGTGTCGGTTAGTCTGACTGGCCAGGCATTCACGGTTGGGAGAAATTTTTCCACTCCTCAGCTTCCCACACCCCACAGATCGTTGGAGGCGTCCCCAGTTGCGAGTGGGGGGGGTGGTTGGCTGCTTTGCCTCAGTGCGGCTCCACTGCGGCTCTCGCTGACTTGACCATTGCAGCTCCCCAGTGCATGTGAAGcagtcgctgctgctgcttctgtcaaccaaagagagaaggagggagggatggagggagggacGGAGGGGATAATGGAATCAAACAGCCGAGATATTTTGCTGGCTCAGCACTTTCTGcagtttagttatttatttatttaatcatcttCTTCCCTGGGGGCTGCAATTAGAGCAGTTAGTAATGATGGCAAACACATCTCATTCAACAAGAATTTCTCAATCCTGTTtcaaagaggggaaaaaacatttttagctctATGTGCAACTTCAGAGTGTCTGTCCTTCGATTCTCTAAGGTTTTCAAGccgaaaaaacccccaaaacaaactatttgtttttgctttggttGGAGAGGTAGCATTGTCCTCATGTCACATCATGTCTCTGcaagaatgtttgttttagcttgTCTTAAGGCAGCGATTTATGCTCCGCCACACTCACCAGTCTGAGTTAGACTGTGACGCATagccttttatttctttttttttctttttttttacagttcctGCATGCCTTTAACCCTACAAAGCTAGTGGCAATTTGCAAATGGATAAAGCAAGGGGCACAGCACTGCAGCAGTGTGTTAGTCTTGCAGGGTGGTGGGGTTGGGAAACAAAACAGCTCTAAAGCTCTACATAAACTTTTGTATTCAGTTTAAGAGGCTTACCGTGGTGTGATCTTGAGAGGTCCTGAACAGCTTCGAGCAGAATCATCcaacagcagagcagcagcagcagcagcagcagaggcttTTAAGGTGTGAAACTTTTAAGTTGCACCAGCCTAGCACCCGGGAGTGCGCGGTCGTCTAAGCTGCACTCTTAAAATAAGACGAGTCGAAGAGGAAAGCTATGTAATTTAAAGACGGGAggtggagggggaaaaaaaattaaaataaataaataagtaaataaataaaagagcgAAAAGAGGGGAACTGCTATGCTGCAAAGCCCCAAGGTTGCTTTGGCAGCGGCACGGTGGTGAGCAGAGCAAACAGCATATGAGCAAACCGCAGGAGGAGATGTTACGCTGCAGTTCGGAGAGAGATGCATTAAGGGGCAATAAGCGAGCCCTTGGCATTCCCAGACATCCCTGCATCAGCAGAAATCTGCCACAAGACGAGATGACGGGCAGGATGTGCTCCGGCGCAGGACGGTGAACgcgatttttttcttatttatttatttttttaaaaagaaaggaataataattttaaaaaaaaacccacacacacaattaAAAATCAGAGCTGAGAAACAGACGAGTGCGGCATCGACGTCCGCACGGCTTCTCAGCGATGTCAAGCATGTTTGGCTTGATCATTTAACATGCAAGTATAAGAGGAAACAGGGGGGGCTtcggagggggggggggggggggggaggacggaggaggaagaggtggaggaggggaggagttggagggTTTCGACGCAATGCAGACCGGCTCCACTAAAGGACGCCGCCAGAAGTTCTCCACACAGCACAAAAACAGGAGCGCCTGTGTGCCAGCACTGCAGACTGCAAGCACACACAGATCATCCGAAAAGTCTCGGAAATGTGACAGCTCGGATCAGATCTGTGCTCGGAGAAAGCTGGTCAGAAGGAATAAAACATCCTGATTGGCTGTGCGGATGTTGCGGCTGACATTTATACATAGTTGGGTTTTGTTGATACTGACTGAAGCAtatcagtgtttgtttgtttaaaaaaaaaaacaacgaaaaaaatgttgttgcaTTTCTCGTGAGGATAAAGAAAAACGCTCTGCAGAGGACACAAAAGACTTTCAGGACCACGGAGAGCGAACATCATGGCTCCTActcagaaaaccacaaaatgttCCCCAGATACATCTGACTGAAAACTTTCtaaacaaagctttaaaaataaaaaataaaaataaaaaataaaataaaattttaaaaaatccactcTGGATCATTTTGCTAAAACATGTCCACCTGACGCTATGACGTCACACCGagggcttttctttttattattaaattaacgCAAATCAAACGATTcctcagttgttgtttttttcttttctatcatTTGACATCAAAGCTGttacaaacatttactttataCAGATGCATCTCAGCCAGTTTGGGCATCATCAAAACGTTcagttatttcagtaattgagtccaaaaaatcatttttatctaTTAAATCGATTTACACAACTTGatattttctattcacttaTTTAATTTCACAGACTTGTGACTTACAGCTAATTCACAGTTGAGCTTCTCTGAAAGTTATtgaataaaaccaataaaaatatttccaatgcTGAAATATTTGGTGTGAGTCACTCAATAACAGAGAAAACTACGGACTTAACATTTGCCCACTAGAGACTCATTGATATCACAGGATATTGGCTACAACTGTGGCATTCCTTGCAGTAAGGCACTTCTTAACCTTAGTGCTCTTTTCATATTAagtgtattttgcatttatttttggaaatcaAGGTCCTACACTGCAGGTGAAGAATGGAGGGGAACAAAACTCAAATTGGTTGGGGAGTTTCTGCTGGTTCAGTGCTGCTGGTTTGTTTCCACAGGCCCAATGTCAGCTCAGTCATCAGGCAGGAAATTAATAAGTCCTAATTGTGATTTATGGGGATTTCTTGGGGGGAGGGGGAGGTTTCTCGGCAGGACTCAAACAGAACCAACCTGCAGGAAGCGCCAACATCTGCTTTAACCATGGCTTCACTGAGGACGAGAGACACCAGAGCCAACGACAAAGACAAACCGAAGTTCACTGTTAAAGCAAGCTGGGCTCCCTGAACATATCAGCAGAGCCACACATTGACCCTCCACGTTGCACTGCATCGAAACAGGTGGTCATGCTTATCAGTAGGTTGatgtttctgtattaaaaaatatttttctttttgctatgCAATGTATTTGTGTTATGTGATATTCTTATTTGCTGAGAAAGCCAATTTGGGAGATTTTGTAAACCGTAACTTCTTGTAATTAATCTAtgtgagtttcactttctgtattgaattactgaagtaaatgaaCCATTTATAATGTATTCAAGTGGATCTGTATGTCAGGTTCTTGTTCAGACTGTGATGCACCTACTGGTGCATCACAATaataccttttaaaaataataataaaaaaaaaaaacatgagataCATTCGGATCTGtgtttaaattagaaaaatatatgtcttttattacatttaaaaagttacagtGAATGCATGCCATGCATGTTGGCACAATACGGCTCCaggagttttttgtttaaagctggttgcagaacaacaaaaaacctgcaaaaaatagaaataaaaaagatcaagGTACACATTGCATTGCAAGCATAAG belongs to Gambusia affinis linkage group LG08, SWU_Gaff_1.0, whole genome shotgun sequence and includes:
- the LOC122835789 gene encoding potassium voltage-gated channel subfamily A member 1-like, whose amino-acid sequence is MTVVAGDNMDETSAVPGHPQDTYPPDHNDHECCERVVINIAGLRFETQLKTLSQFPETLLGNPKKRMRYFDPLRNEYFFDRNRPSFDAILYYYQSGGRLRRPVNVPLDMFSEEIKFYELGVDAMERFREDEGFIREEERPLPEKEFQRQIWLLFEHPESSGTARGIAIVSVMVILISIVIFCLETLPQLKEDPMGRIEIFGNITIRYKPNILTDPFFIIETLCIIWFSFELIVRFMACPSKPAFFKNMMNTIDIVAIIPYFITLGTELAEDPENEGVGEQATSLAILRVIRLVRVFRIFKLSRHSKGLQILGQTLKASMRELGLLIFFLFIGVILFSSAVYFAEAEEPGSHFGSIPDAFWWAVVSMTTVGYGDMVPVTIGGKIVGSLCAIAGVLTIALPVPVIVSNFNYFYHRETEGEEQAQLLNVSNPNIPSETNSSRRSSSTVSKSEYMEIDGDINNSIDNFREANLRTGNCTIATQNCVNKSKLLTDV